Proteins encoded within one genomic window of Methanothrix harundinacea 6Ac:
- a CDS encoding DUF4231 domain-containing protein, protein MTSDNPTLDRFNEQLKWYEDHSRQSQICFRGLKVIEIVAAALIPFAAGLMPDPLLIGGLGVIIVVLESVQGLFQFQQNWTNYRSTAEGLKREKYLWLAKAGPYKDPENPNPDSLFAERVEALISTEHSKWIRYQEQAGKGKEQKS, encoded by the coding sequence ATGACCTCAGATAATCCGACCCTAGACCGGTTCAATGAACAGCTCAAATGGTACGAAGACCATAGCAGACAGAGCCAGATATGCTTCAGGGGGCTCAAAGTGATCGAGATCGTCGCCGCCGCCCTCATACCCTTCGCCGCGGGATTGATGCCAGATCCACTCCTCATCGGCGGATTGGGGGTGATAATTGTCGTCCTAGAGTCGGTGCAGGGGCTCTTCCAGTTCCAGCAGAACTGGACGAACTATCGCTCCACCGCAGAGGGGCTCAAGCGAGAGAAGTACCTCTGGCTTGCCAAGGCCGGGCCGTACAAAGATCCCGAAAATCCAAACCCCGATTCCCTCTTCGCCGAGAGGGTAGAGGCCCTGATCTCCACGGAGCACTCAAAATGGATCAGGTATCAGGAGCAGGCGGGGAAGGGGAAAGAGCAGAAGAGTTGA
- a CDS encoding DUF433 domain-containing protein: MIWQDRIVIDPAILAGKPVIKGTRLAVEFIIDLLAQGWSELEILRNYPGLASEDLQACLNLQSQIRWN; encoded by the coding sequence ATGATCTGGCAAGATCGCATCGTGATCGATCCTGCAATCCTCGCAGGCAAGCCCGTGATCAAAGGCACGCGCCTGGCCGTCGAATTCATAATCGACCTTCTCGCCCAGGGATGGTCTGAACTGGAGATCCTGCGAAACTATCCTGGCCTCGCCTCTGAAGACCTCCAGGCCTGTCTCAACCTACAATCCCAAATCCGATGGAATTAG
- the argB gene encoding acetylglutamate kinase: protein MSVKREQVLIEALPYLREFYDSIMVIKIGGSIMSDREVLDTFVQDLVLLRYVGIHPVVVHGGGPEISEKMARFGKKSVFVGGLRVTDEETLEIARMVLLGNINSSLVSLIGKHGGKGIGLSGKDGQLIVARKKAPIVVAGEEAPIDLGWVGEVVRVNPEIIMITAGKGYIPVISPIAVDGEGNNLNVNADTAAGVIAIALGAKKLISVTDVEGVKLRPEDPNTVISSFRISDFRRMVDEKVITGGMIPKVEACVRAVEGGVQSAHIVDGRRPHALLLELFTDTGVGTMIERG, encoded by the coding sequence ATGTCGGTCAAAAGGGAACAGGTGCTCATCGAGGCTCTCCCCTACCTGCGGGAGTTCTACGACTCGATCATGGTGATCAAGATAGGCGGGTCGATCATGTCCGATAGGGAGGTGCTGGACACCTTCGTCCAGGACCTCGTCCTCCTCCGGTACGTCGGGATCCATCCCGTCGTCGTCCACGGCGGCGGCCCCGAGATCTCCGAGAAGATGGCCCGGTTCGGGAAGAAGTCCGTCTTCGTCGGGGGCCTGCGGGTCACCGACGAGGAGACCCTGGAGATCGCGAGGATGGTCCTCCTGGGGAACATCAACTCCAGCCTCGTCTCCCTCATCGGAAAGCACGGCGGAAAAGGGATCGGCCTCTCCGGCAAAGACGGCCAGCTGATCGTGGCGCGGAAGAAGGCGCCGATCGTCGTCGCCGGGGAGGAGGCGCCCATAGACCTCGGCTGGGTCGGGGAGGTCGTGAGGGTCAACCCCGAGATCATCATGATCACCGCCGGGAAGGGGTACATCCCGGTGATTTCCCCCATAGCCGTCGACGGCGAGGGAAACAACCTCAACGTCAACGCCGACACCGCCGCCGGGGTGATCGCGATAGCCCTGGGCGCAAAAAAGCTCATCTCCGTCACCGACGTCGAGGGGGTGAAGCTGCGGCCCGAGGACCCCAACACCGTCATCTCAAGTTTTCGCATATCCGACTTCAGGAGGATGGTCGACGAGAAGGTGATCACCGGAGGGATGATCCCCAAGGTGGAGGCCTGTGTCCGGGCCGTGGAGGGCGGGGTCCAGTCCGCCCACATCGTCGACGGCAGAAGGCCTCACGCCCTCCTTCTGGAGCTCTTCACAGACACCGGCGTCGGGACGATGATCGAGAGGGGATGA
- the oadA gene encoding sodium-extruding oxaloacetate decarboxylase subunit alpha, with amino-acid sequence MGKVRITETVFRDAHQSLLATRMRTRDMLPIAEKLDEVGFFSMEVWGGATFDSCIRYLNEDPWERLRALKLAMPNTPLQMLLRGQNLVGYRHYADDIVVKFVERAAKNGVDVFRIFDAVNDIRNMTVAIKAAKDMDAHVQGCVCYTTSPVHSIEQFTKMAVELADLGCDSLCIKDMAGLILPHDAYDLVASMKEETSIPVDLHSHCTSGMAPMSFLFGCEAGVDILDTAISPLGWGTSHPPTESIVAALEGTPYETGLDLKLLTEIKRYFEKLMEVYAPLFNPIAARVDSNVLVYQVPGGMLSNLVSQLVEQKALDKYDEVLAEFPRVREDLGYPPLVTPTSQIVGSQAVLNVLTGERYKAVPKEVKDYVKGLYGRSPGEINPKIRAEILEDEEPITVRPADLIPPEYEKMKAEAEGKGLVRREEDVLTYALYPQVAEKFLKGEAKEEVLKKALPADLQTGAIGGKPAAFNVEVDGESYLVKVAPAGISIEAVEPKAPKDGVTVPMQGVIIRYLIKKGDKVSKGDAVAVLEAMKMENKVSANKDGVVAEIYAEVGATVAPGDILMSID; translated from the coding sequence ATGGGTAAAGTAAGGATAACAGAAACGGTCTTCAGAGATGCTCATCAGTCACTTCTTGCCACCAGGATGAGAACACGGGACATGCTCCCGATAGCAGAGAAGCTCGACGAGGTGGGCTTCTTCTCCATGGAGGTCTGGGGTGGCGCCACCTTCGACTCATGTATCAGATACCTGAACGAAGACCCCTGGGAGAGGCTCCGGGCCCTGAAGCTCGCCATGCCCAACACCCCCCTCCAGATGCTCCTTCGGGGCCAGAACCTGGTCGGCTACCGCCACTACGCCGACGACATCGTCGTCAAGTTCGTCGAGAGGGCGGCGAAGAACGGGGTCGACGTATTCAGGATCTTCGACGCCGTCAACGACATCCGAAATATGACCGTCGCCATCAAGGCCGCCAAAGATATGGACGCCCACGTCCAGGGCTGCGTCTGCTACACCACAAGCCCCGTCCATTCGATAGAGCAGTTCACCAAGATGGCGGTGGAGCTCGCCGACCTCGGCTGCGACTCCCTCTGCATCAAGGACATGGCCGGCCTCATCCTCCCCCACGACGCCTACGATCTCGTGGCGTCGATGAAAGAGGAGACCTCCATCCCCGTCGATCTCCACTCCCACTGCACCAGCGGGATGGCTCCCATGAGCTTCCTCTTCGGCTGCGAGGCGGGGGTGGACATCCTCGACACCGCCATATCCCCCCTCGGCTGGGGAACCTCTCACCCGCCAACAGAGTCGATCGTCGCGGCCCTGGAGGGGACCCCCTACGAGACCGGCCTCGACCTGAAGCTCCTCACCGAGATCAAGAGGTACTTCGAGAAGCTGATGGAGGTCTACGCCCCCCTCTTCAACCCCATAGCCGCCCGGGTCGACAGCAACGTCCTCGTCTACCAGGTCCCGGGCGGGATGCTCTCAAACCTCGTCTCCCAGCTCGTCGAGCAGAAGGCCCTCGACAAGTACGACGAGGTCCTCGCCGAGTTCCCCAGGGTTAGGGAGGATCTCGGCTACCCGCCCCTCGTCACCCCCACCAGCCAGATCGTCGGAAGCCAGGCGGTCCTCAACGTCCTCACCGGCGAGAGGTACAAGGCCGTCCCCAAGGAGGTGAAGGACTACGTCAAGGGGCTCTACGGCCGGTCCCCGGGGGAGATCAACCCCAAGATCAGGGCCGAGATCCTGGAGGACGAGGAGCCGATCACCGTCCGCCCCGCGGACCTGATACCACCCGAGTACGAGAAGATGAAGGCCGAGGCGGAAGGGAAGGGGCTCGTCAGGAGGGAGGAGGACGTCCTCACCTACGCCCTGTATCCCCAGGTGGCGGAGAAGTTCCTCAAGGGGGAGGCGAAAGAGGAGGTCCTCAAGAAGGCTCTCCCTGCAGATCTCCAGACAGGGGCCATCGGTGGAAAGCCCGCGGCCTTCAACGTCGAGGTGGACGGGGAGTCCTACCTCGTCAAGGTCGCTCCGGCGGGGATCTCCATCGAGGCGGTGGAGCCGAAGGCGCCCAAGGACGGGGTGACGGTCCCGATGCAGGGGGTCATAATCCGCTACCTGATCAAGAAGGGCGACAAGGTCTCCAAGGGGGACGCCGTAGCCGTCCTCGAAGCGATGAAGATGGAGAACAAAGTCTCCGCCAACAAGGACGGCGTCGTGGCGGAGATCTACGCCGAGGTGGGCGCCACCGTCGCGCCGGGCGACATATTGATGTCCATCGACTGA
- a CDS encoding DUF1699 family protein, which yields MRVRVVSSKNEIPNLNPNERIVHLAFRASNVDFLNLMKICPRLRAIQVPPSYHKTMSKAIKLFLEMQGIDLLEGDVWGHRKDIDEYFLIEEETIGEIEAMISGGATVEEAAEEITKRTRLAPDLIKYIAKSKVTV from the coding sequence ATGCGAGTTAGAGTTGTTAGCTCAAAAAATGAGATACCAAACCTGAACCCGAACGAGAGGATAGTCCATCTGGCCTTCAGGGCATCCAACGTCGACTTTCTCAACCTGATGAAGATATGCCCCCGCCTCCGGGCGATCCAGGTCCCCCCCTCCTACCACAAGACGATGTCGAAGGCGATCAAGCTCTTCCTGGAGATGCAGGGGATCGACCTTCTGGAGGGGGACGTCTGGGGCCACCGAAAGGACATCGACGAGTACTTCCTGATCGAGGAGGAGACGATCGGGGAGATCGAGGCGATGATCTCGGGGGGCGCGACCGTCGAGGAGGCGGCCGAGGAGATCACGAAGAGGACGAGGCTCGCCCCCGACCTGATCAAGTACATCGCCAAATCCAAGGTGACGGTCTGA
- a CDS encoding DUF1699 family protein: MKLRVVSSKKEIPELNPNERIVHLAFRASNVDFLTLMKRCPRLRAIQVPPSYRRTISQAIQVFLDMQGISLLEGDVWGHRKDIDEYYVVSEETIGEIEAMISRGATAEEAAEEITKRTRLAPDLIRYIARSKISA, translated from the coding sequence ATGAAACTGAGAGTTGTTAGCTCAAAGAAGGAGATACCAGAGCTGAACCCGAACGAGAGGATCGTCCATCTCGCCTTCCGGGCTTCGAACGTCGACTTCCTCACCCTGATGAAGAGGTGCCCCCGCCTCCGGGCGATCCAGGTCCCGCCCTCCTACCGGAGGACGATCTCCCAGGCGATCCAGGTCTTCCTCGATATGCAGGGGATCAGCCTCCTGGAGGGGGACGTCTGGGGTCACCGAAAGGACATCGACGAGTACTACGTCGTCAGCGAGGAGACGATCGGGGAGATCGAGGCGATGATCTCGCGGGGGGCGACCGCCGAGGAGGCGGCCGAGGAGATCACGAAGAGGACGAGGCTCGCCCCCGACCTGATCAGGTACATCGCCAGGTCGAAGATCTCCGCCTGA